The nucleotide window TTCAGTCAGCTCAGCATAATCTGCGTAATGATCGTAAGTAAATGTTGTTCTCATTCCGTCATCTCCATTCTCATAAAATCAGTGTATCACTGTTCGATTCCCTCGGCAAAACAAATGTGTTTTAAAAAAAACATAAAATAAAAAACCGGCCGAAACCGGTTTGATTAAAGTTTAATCGTTAATACGTTCAAAACACCGTACAAAATCAGCGTGATCACCATCGCCCAGGACAGAAAGAACTGCTGGATCAAAACCCAGGGATTCGCCTCCCGGCGGATGATGATCCGCTGATGCCGATTGCGGATCAGCGCGGCTAACGCCAAGGCGTAGATGAGGATGCAGCTTAAGCCGATAATCCAGGAATACTGAACCGGCACGCACTGCAAAGCCACCGTCTGCAGGTTGATCGCAATGTGGATGATCAGCGCCGGCAGGATCGAATTGAAGCGCATTGTGACGACCGCCAGAAAAACGCCCAGGAAAAAGGAAGGCAGAATACTGATCAGATTGCCGTGCATCAGCGAAAATAACAGTGAGCTGGCAAAAATGGCAAAATAATTGCCCATGCGGCCAAAGCTGCGCAGACACACGCCGCGGAAAATAAACTCCTCGCATAACGGAAAGATCAGAACAGCCTGAACAACACTTAAGATGACTGCCGGCAGCTTACCCTGCACAATCATTTCTGAAGAAGCGAATTGAATATTTGACCAGCTGAGCACCAAAGCCAAAATCCCGACGATGAAGGTTAAAAGCAGATTGAGTGCCAGACCGATCAGAATCAGTTCGAGAATTTCCCGCCATTCACCTTGGCAGGCGCCGAAAAACCGTCCGGTTTTGATCTTTTTCAGCGCGGCATACACCTGAAACGGAAGAAGCATGACGACTAAGGTTACAACGATCCGGATTCCCATTTCCGCAGCCTGCCGGTCCACAGTCTGATAATACGGTTCCAGAATTGGAGTCAGCCACTGATATCCGAAGATCACCCCGGCCGCTAAGGCAAAAACGACCAGAAACGTTAAGCCGATACCATTGAATTCCCGACGCAGCTGACGCGGCGTTACCGTCTGAACAACACGCTCGCTCATTGTTCTCCCTCCTCTAAAATCTTTTGAAACTCGACTGTATAGCCATCGGGATCCTGAATGAAAAAGGAATACACCGCAAACTGCGGATGCCGCTGCGGCGCACGAACCCCTTTCGTTCCTTTGAATGTTTCATAAAGCCGATCCACTTCGGTACAGTTTTCACAGTTAAAGGAAATGCACGAATAAGCCGGAAGCTCAAAATAATCCGTTTCGACAAATCCCAGATATCCGTATCCGCTGTCGTAGATATGACAGCCGTTTTGGATATGCCAAAGCTTTAACCCTAATTGCTGAATATAAAAAGCATCTGTCGCAGCCAGGCTGCGGCATTGATAAAAGACGACCATGGATTGCATAATAATTCGCTCCTGTTCTCTGATGCAGAACTGTCTTAAAGGCTTTTTTATTATCGCATATTTTTTTCAGAATGAAAATAGCGACCCTTGCCGCTTTTCCTGCTGTTTTCGTAATTTAAGTCCTGGTTCTTTCGATTTTACAATCTTTACCTGAATTCACCGGGTTGATTTCCAGCTTTGATTTTCCCCGGCATCTGGCTTATACTAAGGCTATTCATGGACATTGAAGGAGGAATCCGATGCAGAAAGAAAAATGGGAAGCTCAGCTTCACGAGGCTCAGACGCAGCGCGATCAGTTTCACCATAAAAATTCACAGATCGCCGTGCTTCGCTTCGCTTTGTTTATCCTTAGCGCGTGGTCTTTTTTTCAGCTGGTGGACGGACATTACGGATACGGACCGATCTTCGCCGCCGGTTTGGCAGGCTTTTGTCTGGCGCTGTCAGCCCATCAGAAAAACCATCGGCAGCTTTTGGAAAAAGAAGCCCGGATCCGTGTATTGACACGCTGCTTAATGCGTTTTAACGGCCAGTGGCAGCAGGAACCGGACACCGGGGAGGAATATTTATCCCCGGATCAGCCGGCAATGGCCGATCTTGACGTCTTTGGACCGCGTTCCTTGTATCAGTTCTGCTGCATGGCGATCCTGCCGCAGGGCCGTCAGGCGTTGGCTGCTTATTTTCAGGACACAGTTTCGGCGGATCAAATCCGGCAGCGTCAGAAAACGGTTGAAGCTTTGATTCAGGCTCCGGACTTTATGCTTGAGGATTGGACATGTACGCATGCCCTGTCCCCGCAAACCGCCGCGGCTCTCGCTTACGTTAAGCTTGTTGAGCTGGTTCAGCCGGTCAGCCTGCCGATTCCCGCCTGGTTTATCCGTTGGATGCCGGCGGTGACGCTGACCTTGTTGGGATTAAGCCTTCTGCGCTGGATCTCGCCGCTGTGCTTTATCCTCATCTTTTTTGTCCAGTCCGCACTGGCCTTGTTTTCCTTGGGCTATGTGCACCAGCGCCTGCAGGCCGTGGCCAAAGTGAGACAAGGACTGCAGAATTCTCTGATCCGCTGTCAGAAGCTGGATGCTTCATCTCTTTCCAGTCCGCTGATCGATTCGCTGAAAGTTCAGCTCCGCCAGCCCAACGGCTTATTGAAAGGCGCCAAACAGCTCGACCATCTGCTCAGCCGATTGTCCTTGCAGGCCAATCCATTTCTCTATTTGCCGGCCCAGCTTTTCCTTTTATGGGATCTGCAGTGCGTCCAGACATGGAATCAATGGCAGGCTCAGGCTGGGCAGATTTGGATTGCCATCATGAACCAGCTGGGTGAGTTGGAAGCGTTGGAAGCGTTGGCGATGATGGCCCTGACCCATCCGGAAACCTGTCTGCCGCAGTTTCATGAGACCCCAGCCCCAGTGCTGACCTTTACTCATCTGACTCATCCGCTGCTCAATCCCGAACAGGCGGTAGGCAATGATTTTACGCTGGATCATTCGCTGACGCTGGTCACCGGTTCCAACATGTCCGGCAAGACAACGTTTATGCGCACGGTTGGTCTGAATCAGATCCTGGCTGCAGCCGGCGGACCCGTCTGTGCCCAAAGCATGACGACCTGCGGTTTTACGGTACTCACCTCAATGCGGATTCGTGATGATGTCAATGAAGGAATTTCAACGTTCTACGGCGAGCTGCTGCGGATCCGTAAGATCATGGATGCAATTCGGCAGGAAACACCGATGTTGGTGCTGATTGACGAAATCTTTAAGGGTACCAATTCCCTCGATCGGATTGACGGCAGCGCTCAGGTGTTGAAGCATCTGAATCATCCGTGGGTGCGGGCGATGATCACGACGCATGATTTTGAACTTTGCGAGCTGAAGGAACAGGCTGGACTGTCGCTAATCAACGTTCATTTTGAAGAACATTACCAGGATCAGAAGATTTTCTTTGATTACAAGCTGAAACCGGGCCGCTGTACCCAGCGCAATGCGAAGTATTTAATGAAAATGATCGGAATCACGGATTGATTTTCAGGGTATTT belongs to Holdemania massiliensis and includes:
- a CDS encoding MutS family DNA mismatch repair protein, giving the protein MQKEKWEAQLHEAQTQRDQFHHKNSQIAVLRFALFILSAWSFFQLVDGHYGYGPIFAAGLAGFCLALSAHQKNHRQLLEKEARIRVLTRCLMRFNGQWQQEPDTGEEYLSPDQPAMADLDVFGPRSLYQFCCMAILPQGRQALAAYFQDTVSADQIRQRQKTVEALIQAPDFMLEDWTCTHALSPQTAAALAYVKLVELVQPVSLPIPAWFIRWMPAVTLTLLGLSLLRWISPLCFILIFFVQSALALFSLGYVHQRLQAVAKVRQGLQNSLIRCQKLDASSLSSPLIDSLKVQLRQPNGLLKGAKQLDHLLSRLSLQANPFLYLPAQLFLLWDLQCVQTWNQWQAQAGQIWIAIMNQLGELEALEALAMMALTHPETCLPQFHETPAPVLTFTHLTHPLLNPEQAVGNDFTLDHSLTLVTGSNMSGKTTFMRTVGLNQILAAAGGPVCAQSMTTCGFTVLTSMRIRDDVNEGISTFYGELLRIRKIMDAIRQETPMLVLIDEIFKGTNSLDRIDGSAQVLKHLNHPWVRAMITTHDFELCELKEQAGLSLINVHFEEHYQDQKIFFDYKLKPGRCTQRNAKYLMKMIGITD
- a CDS encoding VOC family protein, whose product is MQSMVVFYQCRSLAATDAFYIQQLGLKLWHIQNGCHIYDSGYGYLGFVETDYFELPAYSCISFNCENCTEVDRLYETFKGTKGVRAPQRHPQFAVYSFFIQDPDGYTVEFQKILEEGEQ
- a CDS encoding CPBP family intramembrane glutamic endopeptidase, whose amino-acid sequence is MSERVVQTVTPRQLRREFNGIGLTFLVVFALAAGVIFGYQWLTPILEPYYQTVDRQAAEMGIRIVVTLVVMLLPFQVYAALKKIKTGRFFGACQGEWREILELILIGLALNLLLTFIVGILALVLSWSNIQFASSEMIVQGKLPAVILSVVQAVLIFPLCEEFIFRGVCLRSFGRMGNYFAIFASSLLFSLMHGNLISILPSFFLGVFLAVVTMRFNSILPALIIHIAINLQTVALQCVPVQYSWIIGLSCILIYALALAALIRNRHQRIIIRREANPWVLIQQFFLSWAMVITLILYGVLNVLTIKL